Proteins found in one Erythrobacter sp. 3-20A1M genomic segment:
- a CDS encoding HAD-IA family hydrolase yields MVAERRALFPQYAPVIEAYATRFPQSIPGPVPGTAELVEALAARGMPLYAITNFGAEFWDQFSPDWPVLDHFSDIVVSGREKLAKPDPAIYRLAARRFGHAPERMLFIDDNADNIAAARALGWQGHHFRDAPTLAEDLRARGLI; encoded by the coding sequence ATGGTGGCCGAACGCCGGGCGCTGTTCCCGCAATATGCCCCGGTGATCGAAGCCTACGCGACCCGCTTCCCCCAGAGCATTCCCGGGCCGGTGCCGGGCACGGCCGAGCTGGTCGAGGCGCTGGCGGCGCGTGGGATGCCGCTCTACGCGATCACCAATTTCGGTGCCGAGTTCTGGGACCAGTTCTCACCCGACTGGCCGGTGCTCGACCATTTCAGCGACATCGTCGTCTCCGGGCGCGAGAAGCTCGCGAAGCCCGATCCGGCGATCTACCGCCTTGCCGCGCGGCGGTTCGGCCATGCGCCCGAACGAATGCTGTTCATCGACGACAATGCCGACAATATCGCCGCGGCGCGTGCGCTCGGCTGGCAGGGGCACCACTTCCGCGATGCCCCGACCCTGGCGGAGGATTTGCGTGCGCGCGGGCTGATCTAG
- a CDS encoding cytidine deaminase, with the protein MTEDDLIAAAREAAERSYAPYSNFAVGAALAFADGSIVTGTNIENASYGLSLCAETVAVSKAMADGVRGGLVKVAVTGPGVEPITPCGRCRQVLNELAQLGGTDPEILCVGPEQTHRVKLSDLLPRAFGPASLG; encoded by the coding sequence ATGACCGAAGACGACCTCATCGCCGCCGCGCGCGAAGCGGCGGAGCGCTCCTATGCCCCCTATTCGAACTTCGCGGTCGGCGCGGCGCTGGCCTTTGCAGATGGTTCGATCGTCACGGGCACCAATATCGAGAACGCCAGCTACGGCCTGTCGCTCTGCGCCGAGACGGTGGCGGTGTCGAAAGCGATGGCCGACGGGGTGCGCGGCGGGCTGGTGAAGGTCGCGGTGACCGGCCCCGGCGTGGAGCCGATCACGCCATGCGGGCGGTGCCGCCAGGTGCTCAATGAACTCGCCCAGCTGGGCGGGACCGACCCGGAAATCCTGTGCGTCGGCCCCGAGCAGACGCATCGGGTCAAGCTCAGCGATCTCCTCCCACGCGCCTTCGGACCTGCCAGCCTCGGCTGA
- a CDS encoding M14-type cytosolic carboxypeptidase, producing MSDIAIDTQFDSGNIEVKSVDGASAQLALRKDKDSEFAQWFHFRVTGAAGRALELTLTGLNDSAYPAGWPDYRACVSEDRAFWGRADTTFDKDAGNGTLTIRYTPASDIAWFAYFAPYSMERHHDLVAEAAAAEGVAYRRLGATLDGQPLDCLEMGEGEKQVWLYARQHPGESMAEWWMEGALECLTDPADTLARALREKCRFHIVPNCNPDGSRRGHLRTNAIGTNLNREWESPSAEKSPEVLAIRNAMDQTGVDFAMDVHGDEAIAANFLAGYEGIPSWTDEGGERFYRFQRILARRTPDFQAEKGYPKSKPGTANMTISTNQVAERYGATAMTLEMPFKDNADWPDPAQGWSPERCKALARDCLAALLEWLDEG from the coding sequence GTGAGCGACATCGCGATCGATACCCAGTTCGACAGCGGAAATATCGAAGTCAAATCGGTGGACGGCGCGAGCGCGCAGCTCGCCTTGCGCAAGGATAAGGACAGCGAATTCGCGCAGTGGTTCCATTTTCGGGTGACGGGTGCCGCGGGGCGCGCGCTCGAACTGACGCTGACAGGTCTGAACGACAGCGCCTATCCGGCGGGCTGGCCCGACTACCGTGCCTGCGTGTCGGAAGATCGCGCCTTCTGGGGCCGGGCCGACACGACTTTCGACAAGGACGCCGGAAACGGCACGCTCACCATCCGCTACACCCCCGCAAGCGACATCGCGTGGTTCGCCTATTTCGCGCCCTATTCGATGGAGCGGCACCACGATCTGGTGGCCGAGGCCGCCGCGGCGGAAGGCGTCGCCTATCGCCGCCTGGGCGCGACGCTCGACGGGCAGCCGCTCGATTGCCTCGAAATGGGCGAGGGCGAGAAACAGGTGTGGCTCTATGCGCGCCAGCATCCGGGCGAGAGCATGGCCGAATGGTGGATGGAGGGCGCGCTCGAATGCCTGACCGACCCGGCCGACACGCTGGCCCGCGCCCTGCGTGAAAAGTGCCGTTTCCATATCGTGCCCAATTGCAATCCGGACGGTTCACGCCGCGGGCATCTGCGCACCAATGCCATCGGCACCAATCTCAACCGCGAATGGGAAAGCCCGAGCGCGGAAAAATCGCCCGAAGTGCTCGCCATCCGCAACGCGATGGACCAGACCGGCGTCGATTTCGCGATGGACGTCCACGGCGACGAGGCGATCGCGGCCAATTTCCTCGCCGGGTACGAAGGCATCCCGAGCTGGACCGACGAAGGCGGCGAGCGCTTCTATCGCTTCCAGCGTATCCTCGCCCGGCGCACGCCCGACTTCCAGGCCGAGAAGGGCTATCCCAAGTCGAAGCCCGGCACCGCCAACATGACGATAAGCACCAATCAGGTCGCCGAGCGTTACGGCGCGACGGCGATGACTTTGGAAATGCCGTTCAAGGACAACGCCGACTGGCCCGATCCGGCGCAGGGGTGGAGCCCCGAGCGGTGCAAGGCTCTGGCGCGCGACTGCCTCGCCGCACTGCTCGAATGGCTCGATGAAGGCTGA
- a CDS encoding glycoside hydrolase family 25 protein, with product MARTTKKARRWRARIIGALVLFALLAGGWWWWETRTFRPAEDAYPDQGAFVSAESGAVEFPVLHAIGADFVYLLATSGADGEDPAFARDYAAARAAGLQVGVVHVFDPCRLADGQSANFVTTVPRGQAMLPPAIALTKTGEECDPQVGDAQVESELMTFINQIEMHVGKPVILKVSPEFEDRYTIAARLERQLWLTRDRFAPTYGGRPWLLWSANHALPTQAADEPLEWVVVQP from the coding sequence ATGGCGCGCACCACGAAGAAGGCCAGGCGCTGGCGTGCGCGGATCATCGGCGCGCTGGTGCTCTTCGCATTGCTCGCCGGGGGCTGGTGGTGGTGGGAAACGCGCACTTTCCGCCCGGCGGAGGACGCCTATCCCGACCAGGGCGCATTCGTGAGTGCGGAGAGCGGCGCGGTCGAGTTTCCGGTGCTGCACGCGATCGGGGCCGACTTCGTCTATCTGCTGGCGACGTCGGGCGCGGACGGGGAGGACCCGGCCTTCGCGCGCGACTACGCCGCGGCGCGCGCCGCCGGCTTGCAGGTCGGGGTGGTGCACGTGTTCGACCCGTGCCGGCTGGCGGACGGGCAATCGGCCAATTTCGTCACGACCGTGCCGCGCGGGCAGGCGATGCTGCCGCCCGCGATCGCGCTGACGAAGACCGGCGAGGAATGCGACCCGCAAGTGGGCGACGCGCAGGTGGAAAGCGAGCTGATGACCTTCATCAACCAGATCGAAATGCATGTCGGCAAGCCGGTGATTCTGAAGGTCTCGCCCGAATTCGAGGATCGCTACACCATCGCCGCGCGGCTGGAGCGGCAGCTGTGGCTCACCCGCGACCGCTTCGCCCCGACCTATGGCGGGCGGCCCTGGCTGCTGTGGAGCGCCAACCACGCGCTCCCGACGCAGGCCGCCGACGAACCGCTCGAATGGGTGGTGGTGCAGCCGTGA
- a CDS encoding serpin family protein, with amino-acid sequence MLDEKVGPEENAILSPASVEQAFGLAELGADGATREQIQAILSPPSDSHALEFESEDATVSIANSLWLSDRIRFSKEYVADAAARYAATAEQVDFRNKEAVVDRVNAWSKEATRELIPKIIRENDIGPGTTAILANALYFEGGWANKFGSASEQPFLFGNGQEKPFVLMHERAHLVHASKGGWKAVRIPYAERRYVMDVIIPKRRTVMAKAPDLGTIDKLTHALSQNEPRYTELSLPRFEAAFDTGLIEPLKTLGLRLPFSDEADFSRMSEPGEPALSINRVKHFTRLQVFEKGTRAAAVTVLSVIVVTGPRREPPKPEKFIVDRPFAFVVRDLETDTVLFVGRIANPAAYDAPASAVREKPAPDADEP; translated from the coding sequence TTGCTCGATGAGAAGGTCGGGCCAGAAGAGAATGCAATTCTTTCGCCCGCCAGCGTCGAACAAGCGTTCGGCCTTGCGGAATTGGGCGCGGATGGCGCTACGCGCGAGCAGATCCAAGCCATCCTGTCTCCACCGTCCGATTCTCACGCGCTGGAATTCGAAAGCGAAGACGCCACGGTTTCGATCGCGAATTCACTCTGGTTGTCGGACCGCATCCGCTTCAGCAAAGAATATGTTGCAGATGCGGCGGCACGTTATGCCGCCACCGCCGAACAGGTCGATTTCAGGAACAAGGAAGCGGTGGTGGATCGGGTGAACGCCTGGTCCAAAGAGGCAACGCGAGAGCTTATCCCCAAGATCATCCGCGAGAATGATATCGGCCCAGGTACGACCGCGATCCTGGCCAACGCGCTTTATTTCGAAGGCGGTTGGGCGAACAAATTCGGTTCCGCGAGCGAGCAGCCGTTCCTGTTCGGAAATGGTCAGGAGAAACCGTTCGTCCTCATGCACGAGCGAGCTCACCTAGTGCACGCATCCAAAGGCGGCTGGAAAGCGGTGCGGATCCCCTACGCCGAGCGGCGCTATGTAATGGATGTCATCATCCCCAAGCGGCGCACCGTGATGGCGAAGGCACCAGATCTAGGCACGATCGATAAGCTTACGCATGCGCTAAGCCAAAACGAGCCCCGCTATACCGAACTGTCGCTCCCGCGTTTCGAAGCAGCCTTCGATACCGGACTGATCGAACCTCTGAAGACGCTGGGCCTTCGCTTGCCCTTCAGTGACGAAGCCGATTTTTCCCGCATGTCAGAGCCTGGCGAGCCTGCGTTATCGATCAACAGGGTCAAACATTTTACCCGGTTGCAAGTGTTCGAAAAAGGAACGCGAGCTGCAGCGGTGACGGTACTGTCCGTGATAGTGGTCACCGGACCGAGACGGGAGCCACCAAAACCCGAAAAGTTCATCGTCGACCGCCCCTTCGCGTTCGTCGTTCGCGACCTCGAAACCGATACCGTTCTTTTCGTTGGTCGGATCGCAAACCCGGCGGCTTACGATGCGCCGGCATCGGCGGTGAGAGAGAAACCCGCTCCGGACGCGGACGAACCTTAA
- a CDS encoding DUF4136 domain-containing protein, with product MRIRSALLAASLPITLAACATMGSPSPVDVTRFVEPSATARLGTGTAFVEAAPGSPEDGLAMSPYISAVASQLNRIGYRETARGTADQVVQVRIQRSQIDAQGRRSPVSVGVGGSTGSYGSGLGLGLGINLGGGGGGPRIATQLGVMIRDRATNEVLWEGRADFDAPAASRYATPAGSAQVLADAVFQNFPGNNGETVSVEVPE from the coding sequence ATGCGTATCCGGTCCGCCCTGCTTGCCGCGTCCCTGCCCATTACCCTCGCCGCGTGCGCGACCATGGGCAGCCCCAGCCCGGTCGACGTGACCCGCTTCGTCGAGCCAAGCGCGACCGCGCGGCTGGGCACCGGCACCGCCTTCGTCGAGGCAGCACCCGGATCGCCGGAGGACGGGCTGGCGATGAGCCCCTATATTTCCGCAGTCGCCTCGCAGCTCAACCGCATCGGCTATCGCGAAACGGCGCGCGGCACGGCGGATCAGGTGGTGCAGGTGCGCATCCAGCGTTCGCAGATCGACGCGCAGGGCCGGCGCAGCCCCGTCAGCGTCGGCGTGGGCGGTAGCACCGGCAGCTATGGCTCGGGCCTCGGGCTTGGGCTCGGCATCAATCTGGGCGGCGGTGGCGGCGGCCCGCGCATTGCGACCCAGCTGGGCGTGATGATCCGCGACCGCGCGACCAACGAGGTGCTGTGGGAAGGCCGCGCCGATTTCGACGCGCCCGCCGCATCGCGCTATGCGACCCCTGCCGGGAGCGCGCAGGTGCTGGCGGACGCCGTGTTCCAGAACTTTCCCGGCAATAATGGCGAAACAGTAAGTGTGGAGGTTCCCGAGTGA
- a CDS encoding helix-turn-helix domain-containing protein, translating to MIDKVREPLRELSACGLPEALEVMGERWAFMILRASFNGLHHFEEFLNELGIARNILSNRLTKLVENGILDREPHPEDRRRIEYRLTEKGKDLLPAMLALRQWGQKYAAERTPTDPVLVDERDRMPVGPIALLAHDGRMLTGMDLTMIARANLPERARGVREGTLDRELTEPAG from the coding sequence ATGATCGACAAGGTACGAGAGCCCCTACGCGAACTGAGTGCCTGTGGCCTGCCCGAAGCGCTGGAGGTGATGGGCGAGCGTTGGGCGTTCATGATCCTGCGCGCCAGTTTCAACGGGCTGCATCATTTCGAGGAATTTCTGAACGAGCTCGGCATCGCGCGCAACATCCTCTCCAACCGACTGACCAAGCTGGTGGAGAATGGCATTCTCGACCGCGAGCCGCACCCCGAGGACCGACGGCGGATCGAGTATCGGTTGACGGAGAAGGGCAAGGACCTGCTGCCCGCCATGCTCGCGCTGCGCCAGTGGGGGCAGAAATACGCCGCCGAACGCACCCCGACCGACCCGGTGCTGGTGGACGAGCGCGACCGCATGCCGGTCGGCCCGATCGCGCTGCTCGCGCATGACGGGCGGATGCTGACCGGCATGGATCTTACCATGATCGCCCGCGCCAATTTGCCCGAACGAGCCCGCGGCGTGCGCGAGGGCACGCTCGATCGCGAGCTGACCGAGCCCGCCGGGTAG
- a CDS encoding endonuclease/exonuclease/phosphatase family protein gives MKAEPVRNFTVVTLGVVGAVFLVASLISLSNSNQWFVRVLDFLREPWGWLALLLGVVAVLVKRPAGYAVGALFVATVLIQLVRIWPYVPLANDQIRLSHKTGAGACFTALALNVKQSNDQYAPVASLIREQEPDLLLLMETDGAWKSALSDELARFAHVSAMPLDNTYGMIFATRLELEQARMVANTSADTPTMYATLGLPNGRRFEFVGLHPRPPRPGQDTDTRDANIARAGRVTPNRLADVLVMGDFNDVPWSSTTSRFRHEGGYRDPRIGRGTFPTFPAGHLWLGWPLDQILVKNAMEVQSFSVLRDVGADHRPMRARLCLG, from the coding sequence ATGAAGGCTGAACCGGTACGTAACTTTACCGTCGTCACCCTGGGTGTCGTCGGAGCCGTCTTTCTCGTCGCCAGCCTGATTTCGCTGTCGAATTCCAACCAGTGGTTCGTGCGGGTGCTCGATTTCCTCCGCGAACCCTGGGGTTGGCTGGCCCTGTTGCTGGGGGTCGTGGCGGTCCTGGTCAAACGTCCGGCGGGCTATGCCGTTGGCGCGTTGTTCGTGGCGACCGTGCTGATCCAGCTGGTGCGTATCTGGCCTTATGTCCCGCTGGCGAACGACCAGATCCGTCTGTCGCACAAGACCGGCGCGGGGGCGTGCTTCACCGCCCTTGCGCTCAACGTGAAACAATCGAACGACCAGTATGCGCCCGTCGCCTCCCTGATCCGCGAGCAGGAGCCGGACCTGCTGCTGTTGATGGAAACCGATGGCGCCTGGAAAAGCGCCTTGTCCGACGAACTGGCCCGGTTCGCCCATGTGAGCGCCATGCCGCTCGACAACACCTACGGCATGATCTTCGCCACCCGGCTGGAACTCGAACAGGCGCGAATGGTGGCCAACACCTCCGCCGACACGCCGACTATGTACGCGACGCTGGGCCTGCCCAACGGGCGAAGGTTCGAATTCGTGGGGCTGCATCCGCGCCCGCCCAGACCGGGGCAGGATACCGATACGCGCGATGCGAACATCGCCCGCGCGGGGCGGGTCACGCCGAACCGACTGGCCGATGTGCTGGTAATGGGCGATTTCAACGATGTCCCCTGGTCGAGCACCACCAGCCGTTTCCGGCACGAGGGCGGCTATCGCGATCCGCGTATCGGACGCGGGACGTTCCCGACCTTCCCCGCCGGTCATCTATGGCTGGGATGGCCACTCGACCAGATTCTGGTGAAGAACGCGATGGAGGTCCAAAGCTTCTCGGTGCTCCGCGATGTCGGCGCGGATCACCGCCCGATGCGCGCGCGGCTGTGTCTGGGATAA
- a CDS encoding YifB family Mg chelatase-like AAA ATPase: protein MVALVRTVAYLGLEARAVEVQCQVAPGVPRFAVVGLPDKAVGESRERVQAALSAMGLALPPKRITINLSPADLPKEGSHYDLPIALALLAAMGVTDAEQLADFVAVGELALDGRVVPSPGVLLAALHASEAECGLICPAAQGAEARWASGVPVVAAPDLIGLLNHLKGTARLPDPEPGGVAETEPGPDLKRVKGQETAKRALEIAAAGGHNLLMVGPPGAGKSLLASCLPGILPPLSAGEALEVSMVQSVAGTLEGGRMSRTRPFRAPHHSASMAALTGGGLKVKPGEVSLAHLGVLFLDELPEFQRAVLDSLRQPLETGKVDVARANAHVSFPARVQLVAAMNPCRCGHLGDPALACSRAPRCAADYQSKVSGPMLDRIDLHVEVDPVSAADLALPPPAEGSAEVAARVAEARRRQTARGEASGARTNAELDGDALESFATPDEAGRKLLMQAAEAMRLSARGYTRMLRVARTIADLAGAENVGRIHVAEALSYRRMGVRG from the coding sequence TTGGTCGCACTGGTTCGCACGGTCGCCTATCTTGGGCTGGAAGCGCGCGCGGTGGAGGTGCAGTGCCAGGTCGCGCCCGGCGTGCCGCGCTTCGCCGTGGTCGGCCTGCCGGACAAGGCGGTGGGCGAGAGCCGCGAGCGGGTGCAGGCCGCGCTCTCCGCCATGGGACTGGCGCTGCCGCCCAAGCGGATCACGATCAACCTTTCTCCCGCCGATCTGCCCAAGGAAGGGTCGCATTACGACCTGCCGATCGCGCTGGCATTGCTCGCCGCGATGGGCGTGACCGATGCCGAACAGCTCGCCGATTTCGTCGCGGTGGGAGAACTCGCGCTGGATGGCCGCGTGGTGCCGAGCCCCGGCGTGCTGCTCGCCGCGTTGCATGCGAGCGAAGCGGAATGCGGGCTAATCTGCCCCGCCGCGCAAGGGGCGGAGGCCCGCTGGGCGAGCGGGGTACCGGTGGTCGCCGCGCCCGATCTCATCGGCCTGCTCAATCACCTGAAGGGCACCGCGCGCCTGCCCGATCCAGAGCCCGGCGGCGTCGCCGAGACCGAGCCGGGGCCGGACCTCAAGCGGGTCAAGGGGCAGGAAACCGCCAAGCGCGCGCTGGAGATCGCCGCCGCAGGTGGGCACAATTTGCTGATGGTCGGGCCGCCGGGCGCAGGCAAAAGCCTGCTCGCGAGCTGCCTGCCCGGCATCCTGCCGCCGCTTTCCGCCGGAGAGGCGCTGGAGGTGAGCATGGTCCAATCGGTGGCGGGTACGCTGGAGGGCGGGCGGATGAGCCGCACCCGCCCATTCCGCGCGCCGCACCATTCGGCCAGCATGGCGGCGCTGACCGGCGGCGGGCTGAAGGTGAAGCCGGGAGAGGTCTCCCTCGCGCATCTGGGGGTGCTGTTCCTCGACGAGCTGCCCGAATTCCAGCGCGCGGTGCTCGATTCGCTGCGCCAGCCGCTGGAGACGGGCAAGGTGGATGTCGCGCGCGCCAACGCGCATGTCAGCTTCCCCGCCCGGGTTCAGCTGGTCGCGGCGATGAACCCGTGCCGCTGCGGCCATCTGGGCGACCCCGCGCTCGCCTGCAGCCGCGCGCCGCGCTGCGCCGCCGATTACCAGAGCAAGGTTTCGGGCCCGATGCTCGACCGGATCGATCTGCATGTGGAGGTCGACCCCGTCAGCGCGGCGGACCTCGCCCTGCCCCCACCTGCGGAGGGCAGCGCCGAAGTCGCCGCGCGGGTCGCCGAAGCCCGCCGCCGCCAGACGGCCCGCGGCGAAGCAAGCGGCGCGCGCACCAATGCAGAGCTGGACGGCGACGCGCTGGAAAGCTTCGCCACCCCGGACGAGGCGGGCCGCAAACTGCTGATGCAGGCTGCCGAGGCGATGCGCCTCTCCGCTCGCGGCTACACCCGGATGCTGAGGGTCGCGCGCACCATCGCCGACCTCGCTGGCGCGGAGAATGTCGGGCGCATCCACGTGGCGGAAGCGCTGAGCTACCGCCGGATGGGGGTGCGGGGGTAA
- the ykgO gene encoding type B 50S ribosomal protein L36 gives MKIRNSLKSLKNRHRDCRVIRRRGRTYVINKTVRKFKARQG, from the coding sequence ATGAAGATTCGCAACAGCCTCAAGTCGCTGAAGAACCGCCATCGCGATTGCCGCGTGATCCGCCGTCGCGGTCGCACCTACGTCATCAACAAGACGGTGCGCAAGTTCAAGGCCCGCCAGGGCTGA
- a CDS encoding replicative DNA helicase has translation MAQDTLLERPEIASSAEAAGARALPANLEAEASFLGAVLIDNRVVEDLAAPIRPEHFHAPIHARIFERVLTLIDRNATASPVTLKPYFEGDELLKELGGTTYLAQLTQDGTGLLAARDLAQQIYDLALLRELISVGRGLVEEAFDTSQEVEPMKQIERAEASLYAVAEGAITANEASKFSAATTKALSLIQLAINAGGGISGKTTGLTSVNEKVGGLHDSDLIILAGRPGMGKTSLATNIAFNCADRLLRDRRDGIEESIGAGVAFFSLEMSADQLATRILAEQAQISSEALRMGKISRDDFQKLAIASQKLAELPLFIDDTPALTIAGLRTRARRLKRKHEIGLIVVDYLQLLQGSGRANDNRVNEISEISRGLKTLAKELEVPVIALSQLSRAVEQRDDKRPMLSDLRESGSIEQDADMVWFVYREDYYVAAKEPKRPTEADDQAIHEQHAQWAAQMEQVYGLAELIVAKQRHGSTGKVRLKFEPRITRFSDLAEDMRASDYD, from the coding sequence ATGGCCCAAGATACCCTGCTCGAACGCCCCGAAATCGCATCCTCTGCCGAGGCTGCCGGCGCGCGCGCGCTGCCCGCGAATCTGGAGGCGGAGGCGTCGTTCCTGGGTGCGGTGCTGATCGACAATCGCGTGGTCGAGGACCTGGCTGCCCCGATTCGGCCCGAGCATTTTCACGCGCCGATCCACGCCCGCATCTTCGAGCGCGTGCTGACGCTGATAGATCGCAACGCCACCGCCAGCCCGGTGACGCTGAAGCCCTATTTCGAAGGGGACGAGCTGCTCAAGGAACTGGGCGGGACGACCTATCTCGCGCAGCTGACGCAGGACGGCACCGGGCTGCTGGCGGCGCGCGATCTCGCCCAGCAGATCTACGACCTCGCCCTGCTGCGCGAGCTTATCAGCGTGGGCCGCGGGCTGGTGGAGGAGGCGTTCGACACCTCGCAGGAGGTCGAACCGATGAAGCAGATCGAGCGGGCCGAGGCCTCGCTCTACGCCGTGGCCGAAGGCGCGATTACCGCGAACGAGGCGAGCAAGTTCTCCGCCGCGACGACCAAGGCGCTGAGCCTGATCCAGCTCGCGATCAATGCGGGCGGCGGCATTTCGGGCAAGACCACCGGACTGACCAGCGTCAACGAGAAGGTCGGCGGGCTGCACGATTCCGACCTCATCATCCTGGCCGGACGTCCCGGCATGGGCAAGACCTCGCTCGCGACCAATATCGCCTTTAATTGCGCCGACCGGCTGCTGCGCGATCGGCGCGACGGGATCGAGGAATCGATCGGGGCGGGCGTCGCCTTCTTCAGCCTGGAAATGAGCGCCGACCAGCTCGCCACGCGTATCCTGGCCGAACAGGCGCAGATCAGTTCCGAGGCGCTGCGCATGGGCAAGATTAGCCGCGACGATTTTCAGAAGCTCGCGATCGCCAGCCAGAAGCTGGCCGAGCTGCCGCTGTTCATCGACGACACCCCCGCCCTCACCATCGCGGGGCTGCGCACCCGTGCGCGGCGGCTGAAGAGGAAGCACGAGATCGGCCTGATCGTGGTCGACTACCTCCAGCTGCTGCAGGGTTCGGGCCGCGCCAACGACAACCGCGTGAACGAGATTTCGGAGATCAGCCGGGGCCTGAAGACGCTGGCGAAGGAGCTGGAGGTGCCGGTGATCGCGCTTTCCCAGCTGTCCCGCGCGGTCGAACAGCGCGACGACAAGCGCCCGATGCTGTCGGACCTGCGCGAATCGGGCTCGATCGAGCAGGACGCCGACATGGTCTGGTTCGTCTATCGCGAGGATTATTACGTCGCCGCGAAGGAGCCCAAGCGGCCCACCGAGGCGGACGATCAGGCGATCCACGAACAGCACGCGCAATGGGCGGCACAGATGGAACAGGTCTACGGCCTCGCCGAGCTGATCGTGGCGAAGCAGCGCCACGGTTCGACCGGCAAGGTGCGCCTGAAGTTCGAGCCGCGGATCACCCGCTTCTCCGACCTCGCCGAGGACATGCGCGCCAGCGACTACGATTGA
- a CDS encoding UPF0262 family protein, whose amino-acid sequence MDQHRISHISLDEETILWRNADIEQERRVAIFDLIDENTFRPVRSAENGHDGPYRLQLSVVDGRLKMDIRSDDDEPLEELQLGLARFRRPIRDYFAICDSYYQAIRKATPAEIETIDMARRGVHNNAAELLMERLEGKVETDFATARRLFTLICVLHIKG is encoded by the coding sequence ATGGACCAGCACCGCATCTCTCATATCTCGCTCGACGAGGAGACCATCCTGTGGCGCAACGCCGATATCGAGCAGGAACGGCGGGTGGCGATCTTCGACCTGATCGACGAGAACACCTTCCGCCCGGTGCGCAGTGCGGAAAACGGGCATGACGGGCCGTACCGGCTCCAATTGAGCGTGGTCGACGGGCGGTTGAAGATGGACATCCGCTCCGACGACGACGAACCGCTGGAGGAATTGCAGCTCGGCCTTGCGCGGTTTCGCCGCCCGATTCGCGATTACTTCGCCATCTGCGACAGCTATTATCAGGCGATCCGCAAGGCGACTCCGGCGGAAATCGAGACGATCGACATGGCCCGGCGCGGGGTCCACAACAACGCTGCCGAGCTGCTGATGGAGCGGCTGGAGGGGAAGGTGGAGACCGACTTCGCCACCGCCCGGCGGCTGTTCACGCTGATCTGCGTCCTCCACATCAAGGGCTGA
- a CDS encoding LuxR C-terminal-related transcriptional regulator, with translation MTTPTLPQDAVAPLAIVAVQLAAALYFVIDGVADWLELATRGAVGEVLLECLVALALFLAVALGAKVLRDTLRRAARQEEALAIARGAMADLLDARFAAWSLSPAQADVAVFALKGCSVAEIAAMRGAAEGTVRSQLSQVYAKAGVTSQAMLMALFIEELV, from the coding sequence ATGACCACCCCAACCCTGCCGCAAGACGCCGTCGCGCCGCTCGCCATCGTGGCGGTGCAGCTTGCCGCCGCGCTCTATTTCGTGATCGACGGCGTGGCCGACTGGCTGGAGCTGGCGACGCGCGGCGCGGTGGGCGAGGTGCTGCTCGAATGCCTCGTCGCGCTGGCGCTGTTCCTCGCCGTGGCATTGGGCGCGAAGGTGCTGCGCGACACGCTGCGCCGCGCGGCGCGGCAGGAGGAGGCACTGGCGATCGCGCGCGGGGCCATGGCCGACCTGCTGGACGCGCGCTTCGCCGCCTGGTCGCTCTCGCCCGCGCAAGCCGACGTCGCCGTATTCGCACTGAAAGGCTGCAGCGTCGCCGAGATCGCGGCGATGCGCGGCGCGGCGGAGGGCACCGTGCGTTCCCAGCTCAGCCAGGTCTATGCCAAAGCCGGCGTCACCAGCCAGGCAATGCTGATGGCGCTGTTTATCGAGGAGCTGGTGTGA